The following is a genomic window from Microtus pennsylvanicus isolate mMicPen1 chromosome 3, mMicPen1.hap1, whole genome shotgun sequence.
TACGATCCCCCACCTCCCGTCTACACATCTATTAACTAGCAACCACAATTTCCACTTGAGGCCAGCAGTGCCCAAAGCCCCTTATGTTCCTCTGTCTAGGTACAGCCACTTAGGAGACCCACCTGTAGGGGGTGAAAGAACCGGAGACCTTCCTACAGGTAGTGCCTTTGCCTCCACACACCCCACATTTGTCCAGCTTCTTAGGTGAGTTCACCACATGGTCACAGCCAGCCTTAACACATTGCCCCCGGACACAGATGGACAGAGTATCCGGCCCACACAGAGTGCCGTCGATCACCTGGGAAAGGAAAGATGGGACACGTTGCACACAGAAGCAGTCTGCAGGCAGGGGTGACAAAATGTCCCTGTGCCCCGATCCCTGTCTGAATCCAGGAGATTCTTACCTTGGCTTCAAACACTTTGAACTCACTCCTCCCCCGGGCTCTGCAAAACAGCTTGCATCGGTCCCGGGGGGACACTCCTGAATATTTGGGGACCCACTGCAGGAAATTCCCATCCAGATCAGTGTGGTTGTAGGCATTGTATTTCTCACACTGCTGCTCCCTGAAGCTTTTGCCTGAGAAGAACAAGGAATGACATGGGAGTAACACAGCTGCTGAAGGGCTCTGGTAGAGAAAGCTCTGCATGCAGGGCCCCTTTCTTTCTCTAGGCTTTGGACACAgactggcccattatttctagacACACCAGGGTGCTTTGAGGGACCTTCCCTCAAAGATCCAAGGGGAGGGGCCGTCCAGCCTCACCCTGGGCTTTCTGGTACAAGCACCCTTTCCATCTTGGCACGTGTCACTGCTACAGAGCTATATTTTCAGGACTTTGCTAACTATGCTTTGTGTTGATTTCCCCAGTAACGACGGACGGGTGGCAAAGACTCACTGACGTTTCTGGTCTTGCCTCTACATCTCATTTTCTGTGATTCTGAATATCTATGGGAGAGCTCCATCTACAGGTACTATaattaccccccccccaacagcatTATCTTATTCTTCTGATAACTGGTTTGATTTGGCATTTATTATGCTCCAGAATGAGACTGGCACCCCGGCATCTTGAACATTCAAGCATCTCTCGGTGCTGTTTCTAATGTACCATGACACCCTCTGCCAAATTCAGGAAATTGGTGATTTCAAATACGTGCATACGACTTCCATAATCCCAGGCCCAGGCCTCACGCCACCCTCTGGGGCCCCAGTGCTTAGGCTCCAGTGAGCCTCCACGGTTCTCATACATGAAGGTGTATGTGCACTGCCTTCAGACAAATCCACCCTTCCGATGTGAGTGATTCCCTTGCACAATCCTGAAATAAGCCTGCTCTTTCTCCACGCCTCGCCACCCTGGCTGGGCATCCAAATGGCCCATGGAGACTTCTAAACACAGATGTACAGTGCTGAGTTTGAGAGTCCATACCACTGAAAGGGTCCTTGCTGTATCTGCAAAAGCTTCAAAGTGATAGGACAGCTGCCATGGGCAACTCGCAGATGCTGTTTCAGGCTCTAAGGACCTTTGTGGTCTGGTTTCATTGTGCTGCTACCTTTTGCTTGGCTCCACTTGAGCAAATGATAGTACATCTCATACCTGCCTTATCCTGGTACCTCCCTCCTGTCTCATCAATATATCATCCTCTGGGCCATCCTTGACCTAAAGTCTCTGAGTTTCTTTCCCTGAATTCCTCATAAGCCCAGGGTTGCTGCCTCAAAGACGAAGCCATAATTACTATGTAAAAGAATTTACCACTAATCACATTGCAAAGTCCTTGAGGACAGAGACCATGCCTTGTCTATTTCTAGCTTCTATATCGGTTATAGCTATGGACACATAGAGGCACTGGCTGATCTCAGGGCATGTGAAATCATACTGTCACCTGCCCTCCATGCCTACTCTGCAGACTCTCAACACCAGAGAGAAATGTTGAAAGCCTCATGCAATTGCTGATCCTCCCTGCTTAGCCAAACTCCGGAGCCTACAGGTTTCCCTACTAGACATCCAGCCCAATGCCAGAGCATCTTGGCACTTAGGAGAAGTTCTCCTAAAGTTCCCCTTGTCTTTTCACACTGCTAAAACTTCCTGGAGTTGCCCAAACTGGTGCTGGAAGGGATGGGGGCAAAAAAATTAATTCCTGATTCCCTTTCCTAAGTTGGTGACTGCACTTTTTCCACATCGGAGTTCACATGCGTGCCTTCCAGCATGACCTAGGGGATAGACCTCAGCAGGGGCGGGCAGAGGTGGTGCTCTTTCCTGGGAAGGCTCTGACAGGCAGTCACCATGGCCCCACAGGAAGATGGGTAGCTCTTCGCAGAAGGAACGTGCCCAGGAATCACACTCAGAGATGCTCTCTCCTGCCTGAGCTGATTGCTGACTGGAGAGACCTGGGAGGTTTGACTCTGACACTTGCTTTGGAAACGTCTTCCATCTGCGCATAGAAAAGGATTCAGATGCTTCTAAGACGATGATTACCCTCTGCACGACCCTCTCCAAAGGTCACTTCTGGACAGATTTGGTCGGGAGTGGCACACTTTGTCTCTCTATAGCTCAGAGATCAGGATAGGAAGTAATCTCCCTTCTTTGTTACTACCAGCCTCTTCCTAAAGGAGGAGCTGCCCTGGGTGCTTGAAGACTGTTCCCAAGCTTGGCATCTTGCAGAATCTGTAAATTTGGATCAGGACTCAACTCTACTCCTGGGAAGACTCCCTTGTTCCTCCTCTTGAAATCTGTTGCACTTACACCATGGGCTATTCTGGTAGGTAATTACCATTTGGTGGACACTCCTCTGTGTTGCAGGACTGGTACTTGACTCTCTCACCCAGGCAAAACCTTCCTCCATTCTGAGGCACTGGATTGTCACACTCACGGTTGGAAAACTGTATTCCTCCTCCACAGGTGCGAGAACATTCTCCCCAGGGTCCCCATGGACCCCAGTCCCCATCTACCACGGCCTGCAACACACAATGCCACCGAATCAGGACCAAAGCGGAGCAGACACTTGTTGACTGCGGACCCGACTTCCTCATTTACTTATTCTCATCTGAATGTATGGAGTTCTGTAAATGACTCCAACTGCTTGTTTAATGATAGTGTAGCTTTCTTGGGTGTGGCTTAGGAAGAACAGAGACTGTGGTGGGTTTGTTTGCTGTGATTTCTCATATAAAACAGCACCTTACCCTAGTCAAGTGCTCAACACCATAGCTGCTGAATGAGTATGAGGGAGAGTCTTTTATGGATAAATTTGGGTCTGGTGCAGTAGGTATCCATTGGGCCCTATACTGTTCGTTATGGGAGGAGCAAGGAGTCAGTGTGATTGCCTCACTAAGGGAGGATAATATGTCACTAGCACCTAGAGGATTAAGACAAAGATTTTTCTAAATAACCAGCAGTGCACAATCCCCCCAAAGCCTTTCCAGCTCCAGATGTCATAAGCAGCAAGGTTGAGAACCCTTGATCTGAAGTCATGGCCAGTGAAAGGTCTTGCCACGATTCTATCAGCCACTGGTTCCAGGGATAGGACAGTGCTGGGCAACAAACAGAATCGCTTCCAAGTTTACAACTGACTTAAAAGAACAAAGCCTTTTCTTTGATAGCTCCATAGAGAGttctaaattaatttttgttctaCCACTAAATCAACGCTTTgttcatataaaaatgaaagcagaagacttaagaaataaacaaaggaagaaagaaaaagaaagcaaactttcAAAGGGCACCACTGCCCCCAACGAAGCCACTCCCATGATTTTCACagcatcttccccttctcctgctctgaATATAAAATCCTACAGCCGTGGTGCCTTCATTTGACAGGCATGACACCGCATACAAAAGCTAGTTTCCAATCCTGCCTTTTCACTTTAAGGAGAGAGGATCCTGTGGCTGTTTAATGTCACTGAGATGGGTGGTTGgaccctcctcctcttctctcgaCACCATGAGAAGAGAATGAATGGGAGAGCAGGAACTGGCTGAGCGAGCTGGAATCCAGCACAGGCTTTGGATCAGAGTGTGTGGCTTCCACAGCCCAGGAAGGCTCCCAAACTCAGCACAAGAGCATGCCATGAAGGACAGCCCTTGGAATGTGCTTGGGCCACCGTGGCGATTCAGTGCTGGGCAGGGCCCAGGCTATGAAACTCATCGGATGGTATTTCATCATGAAGGCTCCATGACTTGCAGTAGGAGAAATGTGATCAGCCTTGCTGTTCGGATGTATTAAGAGCAGGGCGAAGAAGTGAACCACTTAAAACCCTCACTGGCCTTGCCTTGGTTTTTCATGCAAGTTTCCTCTGTCCTGGGTCAAGTTTTCTCTTTTCTGGACACAGGCCACTCGgatcccttctcttctcctttgggAGTATGACATTCTTACTATTACACTTATTCTCTGATTTCTGCTAAGGGACTCAGCTTAAACACGGTAGGCTACGAATACCCAGACCTTGATGGAATGTTCCTAATCCCATGTCACTCTATTTATAGCGGATTCCTCCAGGCTCCCTTTGCTTAGTGCCCACCTTCTGGCCTTCACGCCTTCACCAGTCTAAAACAGACCCCAGGAGGAGACGCTAAACTCAGACAGCCTGGCCACAGCCCGTTGACCCAGAGCAAGCCTCCAAGCTCCCCACCCGTGGGGGTGATTAGAGTTTGTTTTGTTAAAAGATGAGTGGTTTCCTGATAAGTGGCAGCTTGGCCTGAAGGGTCTTAGCTTGACTCTCAAATATGGTGCCTTAGCCTCCCCTTCCAGCCTTTCCTCTTTGCTCTTTAACTGCTCTCCACTTTCCTCACCTTGGGATTCTCCACTTCCTCCTTGAGCATGCAGCTGCCGTGCAGACACAGGTGCTCAGGGCCACAGGGTGTTCCATCTGCCCAGAGCAGGCTGCCGTTCTTTGTGTGGCAAACGGGCTCATCACTATCCCGATGGCGGCACCAGAGCTGCACACAGATGTCCTCCACAGAGGTGTTGGGGCAGTGGCGGAAGTCGGGTCCAAAGATCTGCTTGCACTGTTGGTCCAGCTCATAGAGGGTGCTGTGGCCTGGGAGGCctgtggggaggggcaggaccGAGGTGGGGGCGTCCAGGAGACAATCTCCtgagaacagaaggaaagaaataagtcAGAACAAGGGCAGGGCCTTGCTCTCAGCTGCTCATGGTCTCCTGCACAAAGCTCCAATTCTGAATCATCATTCTTTAGTGTCTAGGCATCCCAGGTTCTTCAACCTTGATCTAAACTTCACCAACATCCAACCACGTACACAGAGCTCATTTAATTCTGGGTAGTTGTAGCAAAGGTTTCTGTAGGATGAGTTTTCTTTTACTGTCCAGAACATGTTAGACACTTTCCCAATGATGCTCATGCATCTAGTGATAGCCAGCTACTTGCTCCATTAAAGCACATCCCACTTAAGAACCCTGACATGCAAATAAAGCCTGACTATTGACATCTGTACAACCTACTGTTTTTACGTCAGCTATATCCCTGCCTCCTTCAGAAGAATCTAGAACACTTGCTTCACTGTTTTGTTCTACAATCCCAACTTCCTGCCCTAGATCCTTGCTCGCGTGTGACCTGCCCACAGTCTTTCTGCCATTCCTTCCTCGTCTACCACTCCAGCCTGGAACATTCTCTTCCCTGCTCTTTCAAACTACAAACAATCTTCCATTCCTCTACGTTCTGCTCAGACTCACCGCTTCCAGCCAACCTTCTCAGACTAATTCCTTCTGCTTTGGAATGAATAAATCTACTAGCCCGGAGCTCGGGCTATGGGAAGATGGGGGTAAGGAAGAGCATTCCGAGAGGATGCTTAGCATGCCTTTCTAGAATGACATGCCTCTGAAGTCTCTCCCCACCCTATGGGCTTTGTGAGAAAGCACAGCTGCAGGGAGTCCCCAGGGCAGAGCAGGTGCCAGCAGTCACGAAAGAGGCTCTACAGCTGATGGGTGGGGAGAAGCCAGGGGGAGCCGAGTGGGGCCTACCGTGACCGTCATCCAGAAGCTCCGTGAGGTATACAGCACTGCAGGGAGACCAGGGCAGCGTCTTGTTCACGTGGATGAAGAATGGCGCCATCATGTGGTACTTGCCCATGGGCCCAAACAGTCTCACACAGGGCTTCGAATCGTCATGGGGCATGCTGAGAACGTgccctggatgggggtgggaggagcagAGAACCGTGGTCCATTCCAGCTGCCCACACCTCCAGGTGCCCTGTCCTGCCCGTATGTTCCCTATGTGGCCAGCAGTGCTTAGGGTCCTTTCCTGTCACCATGTCCCCACTGGTATGGCCACACAGATTCCCTGAACAGTTTTGTTTTAAGTCTTTCTCTCAGGTCTTGAGATCCCTTTACTTTTTGGGCGATTTCTCTGGATCTCTTGTTCATTTCTACTGTTGGTCATCTAACACAGCTCTCTCTACATAACCTGTCTCCCCACGAAGCCTACCTACTTAGCTTACTTACATCATCATGGTAACCTAACACTTCTTCCACGTGTTGGCATTCTCTGGGTAATGGTGCTGATGGTCCAGGACACCAATTTCGCATTTTGGTCTCATGCTCAGAATAGGAGTGGAGTGACTGACGTCACGTACAATGTCTGTCTACATAGAACCATGTTGTCAATGGCTACCTGtgagcttgctttcttctcagcatccGGGCAGTTTCTTCTGACCTGTGAGGGAAGCTCTGGTGTGACAAGTCTTACCTAGCTCATGGGCCAGAGTGTAGGCTGCCTGCAGTCCCTCGTCCTTGATCACAGAGCAGCTCTTGTTGGGGTCACAGATGGTGCCGACGTCTGCCATCCCCAGGGTATCACATTGCTCACCCTTCCCACAGAAGTTCTGTTTGGTGAAGAGAGTACGTTAGGTTGTAGAGACAGGCATGGAGGACAGAAGTGAGTGCCTAGTGTCTCACTCAGCCTTCTGAGAAACACTACCTGATGGTATACACATTACCGCGCCAtctgaagctttttaaaaagaatgggaTAATCAGTAGAGCTCAGCTTCTAGACATCTAGACATCCCGCCTAGGTATCCTGTATTCTTGATTTTTCTGTCTTGGTTGTGACAGCTAGTTCACCTATCCTTGTTTTTCTAAGTTGAAGATGGGCCCAAGAAATGCACCATTGCTAAAACAATACCAACATCAACAccagcactacacacacacacacacacacacacacacacacacacacacggcagcaAGAGGGGGGCACCGAGTGACAACTGGCTTGGCTGGGATTTCAAAGGTTTGCTTTTGAAAGGCAGACCTTCATGATTGCTTGGAGTCTGTCCCTTCTGTAAGACTGCCTGGGTTTAACTGTGGGCACTTCTGCTGTATGGTCTCTTGGTGCCTCAGTTACCTCAGCTGCAAAGtgggtaagccaccacctcactTGCACTAGTGACTCATGTGAGGACTAATGCAGTAGGCGGGGCCTGGTATATATGGCTGTGCCCAATGGCCTTCAGGAAAGCGGTTTAATTAAGTCACCACAGCCATCCTATATGAAAACCCCGGGGATCCCAAGGTTATCATCTCTGTGCCTAACCAGACTGGAGATGGAACCCCTTTCCCATTTCCATTTCCAGACCTCTCCCAGGGCAGCTTGAGTCTGTTTGCTTTTGGTATGACCTCAGCAGACAGCTGGTCACAAACTTTTGGAAAAGAGCCCTTCTGAGATTCTTCTCCCCTTGCAATGGCCTCCCACTTGTCCTCATGACCTCCTTCTCGTCATTCCAGCAAGAGGCCTCCGACGTCCAGCTGGGGCCAGCAGGGAGACAGTTCCCACATTTGGGCAGTCCTCGAAGCTCTCCCTCTGATCTGCCCATCCCATCTCCCCCGGGCTTTCAGCCCACACACCTGTCTGGTGAACAAAATGGCAGTGTCATAATGCTCCGGGTGGCGGTCGCTGGGCTTGTTGAAGCGCCGCTGCCAGTTGCAGAAGTTGCGCAGGGTGAGCCCACCGTTGTCAGACACCTCTGGGCCCCAGCCTTCCTCTTCCACTATCAGCACTTTTACTACCACGAGGTTGATGGAGTTTCTGATGCTTGGGTGCTTGTAGATTCGGGCTGCCATTGCCATCACTGTGAGGATGTGGTTCTGCCAGGGTGGGGGAAGAGTGGGAGAACACTAATCATGCTCCCGTCCTTGACGACCCAATGCTACCGCCTCCTATTAGGAGACACTTATCTCACGTGTCAGACTCTGGGCTGAGTCTTGGACGTGCAGCATCTCGTGAGCATTAGGCAAACATTTGAGGGCTCGGTGTTATTTCCCCAGAGAAGAAGTACAAGGCTCAGTGGCTAGTCCAAGATCACAAATCTAACGAACTATCATCTGACCTGTTTGATCACAAAACTTAAGCATTTCACATCCAGACCAGCTCATGGGGTCACCTGCTTCCTGgtaattaattaaaattcaacCCAGTCTGTTCTACCATTGCACCAGCAATGATTCGAGCACATCAGCAGCTGTACACGGAGCATGGGTGTTGCGTTGGAACTGTAAATAAAAAGTTCTCTTGGGTTGGATGGCTTATTCTGACTGCCCAGCACACCAGGTGGCTGCTGGCCAAACACCCCCATCTTCCCTGGCTTCCCTCCAGAAGCAACAGTCTGAAGATTCACAGTCAGTGGAATTTCCCTCTTAGGATCTGTCCGAGCATTGTCCTGTGTTCATGGGGATAATTTCTACTTTTTAGCATGGGAACTGCTAACTCTGAAGACTTTGCTCCAATAGTTACCCTTAGCAGCGGCTGCTCTGTAGTCTTTGGCCACAGTTGACACACTACCTCGTTAGCTTCTCACAGTAACTACAGGCCAGGCATTGCCATTCTGCTTATAGATGAGTCAGTCCAGTTCAAAAAGTCCTTGTAGATCACACTACCCTTAAAGTCAAGCTACCAGCCCAGGTATGTGTCTGAGGTCCACACTCCCCCTTAGCGGTCCCTAGAGTTCagatttctgccttctgcctggaCAGTTCTTGCACCCTCCTCCAGAATTATTCCCTCCTATACAGGGCTTGAGAGAAGCCAGAGGGCCTAATGAGCCCCACATGCTGAGGCTCCCACCTGCTCTCAGCTCCACCCAGGCAGACCGAAGGGCCTGCTGGCCTACGTCATTAGCTGGCCTCCGGCCTATCCTTGAGCTGCCAACTGCTTTCTTGCTGCATTCGGAGACTTTGAGGGGAGGCCAGCTGGGAGCTTATTGTCCTGCCTTGGGGACCTCATGGATTATttttcagaggcagagacaaaggttGACAAGCTGGCATGCCTTGAGCCCATGGTGTGGCCAGCTGAGCAGTCGCCGGCATGCTTTGCCCTTTTAGCTCCCCGgagtctcacccccccccccccgcccctcagCCCCCTTTCTCTGTTCTCCTGTGGTCTTAACAGTGGGGGCAGGACAGGAAAGGCTATAGCGGGGACAGTCATCGAGGAAGgtcatgtgtgtggggggggggttccagGTGTATTCCATTTGTGAATGGGACCTGTCTGTGCATCCTGCAGGCAACAGATGTTTCCTTAGTCCTACAAACCGGTTGGCGGGTTTCTGAGCTCAGGTTACTCGGCATGCCATGCGCCCCAGCTTGTTTAGGCTGATGTAAACATCTTATCAGCGAAGCTGCAACTTGGCATTTGCTCTCTGAGTTGGATGGCTGAGGGGAAAAATGCAACCACATCATTATGCAACTCGGGGTGAGTCCTGAGGAATGGTAGCTTGTGAGACAAGTTCCTGGCCAGATCCTCACTGCTTCTTGAGAGAGGACAGACAGTctcctggtctacctagtgaggcTAGGATCTGTCTGGACCAACCCCTGGGAATCTCTTCTGGAGCAATTTGCAACTATCCTTTCAGGATTTCTTCCTGCTGAGTTCAAGCTCAGAATCGGAAAACTAGGGA
Proteins encoded in this region:
- the Adamts8 gene encoding A disintegrin and metalloproteinase with thrombospondin motifs 8; protein product: MLRDPTAARWPPLLLLLLLLLQLPPPPLVCGAPAKPESGSQASELLVPTRLPGSTSELAFHLSAFGQGFVLRLAPDASFLAPEFKIERLGGSGAATGGEPGLRGCFFSGTVNGERDSLAAVSLCRGLSGSFLLAGEEFTIQPQGAGDSLDQPHRLQRWGPGQRREDPGLAAAEVFPLPQGLEWEVEMGKGQGPDRSDNEEDREQDKEGFRKETEDSSELPPPLRFKTRSKRFVSEARFVETLLVADASMASFYGTDLQNHILTVMAMAARIYKHPSIRNSINLVVVKVLIVEEEGWGPEVSDNGGLTLRNFCNWQRRFNKPSDRHPEHYDTAILFTRQNFCGKGEQCDTLGMADVGTICDPNKSCSVIKDEGLQAAYTLAHELGHVLSMPHDDSKPCVRLFGPMGKYHMMAPFFIHVNKTLPWSPCSAVYLTELLDDGHGDCLLDAPTSVLPLPTGLPGHSTLYELDQQCKQIFGPDFRHCPNTSVEDICVQLWCRHRDSDEPVCHTKNGSLLWADGTPCGPEHLCLHGSCMLKEEVENPKAVVDGDWGPWGPWGECSRTCGGGIQFSNRECDNPVPQNGGRFCLGERVKYQSCNTEECPPNGKSFREQQCEKYNAYNHTDLDGNFLQWVPKYSGVSPRDRCKLFCRARGRSEFKVFEAKVIDGTLCGPDTLSICVRGQCVKAGCDHVVNSPKKLDKCGVCGGKGTTCRKVSGSFTPYSYGYNDIVTIPAGATNIDVKQRSHPGVRNDGSYLALKTANGQYLLNGNLAISAIEQDILMKGTILKYSGSMATLERLQSFQALPEPLTVQLLTVSGEVFHPKVKYTFFVPNDMDFSAQNSKERATTNIIQSLPHAEWVLGDWSECPSTCGGGWHRRTVECRDPSGQASDTCDEALKPEDAKPCGSQPCPL